The stretch of DNA GTGGGCAGGCCGCAAAATGCGTCCCAGCCCAAAAGCAGAAAAACCTGGGTTTCAGCGGCCATTTCGGCACGCATCAACTCCAGGGTATCAATGGTGTAGGACGGTTTGTCCCGCTGTAGCTCGCGGGCGTCCACCACCAGCGGCGGCACTCCGGCCACCGCACACTCGACCATCGCCAGTCGATCCTGCGCCGACACCTGCGGTGTATCGCGGTGCGGCGGCCGGGCGCTGGGCATCATGCGCAGTTCGTCGAGCAGCAGCGCTTCGGCCACTTCCAGCGCACCGCGCAAATGACCGATGTGCACCGGATCGAACGTGCCGCCCAGTACGCCGATGCGCCGGGGTCGGAGTTCGCTGTCAGGCAGCGGCGCTGTCAGGTCGAGGTCGGTCAAGTCAGACCGTCGCCTGGCCGCGCAACTGGCCATCACCGACCACGATGTACTTCTCGCAGGTCAGTCCTTCGAGGCCCACCGGGCCACGGGCGTGCAGCTTATCAGTAGAAATGCCGATCTCGGCACCCAATCCGTATTCGAATCCATCGGCGAAGCAGGTCGGGGTGTTGATCATCACCGACGCCGAGTCGACTTCGGCCACGAAACGACGGGTGTCGGCGAGGTTTTCGCTGACGATCGAGTCGGTATGGTGCGAGCTGTAATGGTTGATGTGTTCGATGGCCTGATCCAGATCGTCGACCACCCGAATCGACAGGATTGGCGCCAGATACTCGGTGCTCCAGTCGTCTTCGCTGGCCGCCACGGCGCCAATGATCGCCCGGGTACGCTCGCAACCACGCAGCTCGACGCCTTTTTCGCGGAACTGGGCAGCCATCGGAGGCAGGAAATCCTTCGCAACACTCTGATCGACGAG from Pseudomonas sp. P8_229 encodes:
- the nadD gene encoding nicotinate-nucleotide adenylyltransferase, whose translation is MASCAARRRSDLTDLDLTAPLPDSELRPRRIGVLGGTFDPVHIGHLRGALEVAEALLLDELRMMPSARPPHRDTPQVSAQDRLAMVECAVAGVPPLVVDARELQRDKPSYTIDTLELMRAEMAAETQVFLLLGWDAFCGLPTWHRWEELLQHCHILVLQRPDADSEPPDALRNLLAARSVSDPLALKGPSGQIAFVWQTPLAVSATQIRQLLASGKSVRFLVPDAVLAYIDAHGLYRASN